Proteins encoded in a region of the Prochlorothrix hollandica PCC 9006 = CALU 1027 genome:
- a CDS encoding PP2C family protein-serine/threonine phosphatase, producing the protein MAQILVIDDDPAVQMLLRRVLQSQGHGVSLAANGTEGLKLAEEIQPALIICDWMMPGLNGLEVCRQVKANATLSTCFFVLLTSRSSIEDRVMGLDTGADDFLTKPIVEVVELQAKVRAGLRVYQLAKALQAQTRLLESELAEASAYVRSLLPAPMEQPLPIASCFIPSRELGGDCFDYFWLNDRQLVLFLLDMSGHGLGAALPSVYILNLLRSQSLNDVDFSHPDQVLTALNRIFQMGEHGDRYFTIWYGVFNQKTRQLCYGSAGHPPALLLKKTPSQWEVEPLKTKGFPIGMFAQAQYRSETQTMESGSSLYIFSDGVYEIPIGDGKIWGLSGFSSLLQQLHGQNQGTLDAILKTVKDVYKGEVFNDDISLVKATF; encoded by the coding sequence ATGGCTCAAATTCTTGTCATTGACGACGATCCTGCTGTTCAAATGCTATTGCGACGTGTTCTCCAGAGTCAGGGCCATGGGGTGAGCTTAGCGGCTAATGGGACGGAGGGGTTAAAGTTAGCCGAAGAGATTCAACCAGCCCTCATTATTTGTGACTGGATGATGCCGGGACTGAATGGCTTGGAAGTCTGTCGGCAGGTTAAAGCCAATGCCACCCTGTCCACTTGTTTCTTCGTGCTGCTCACCTCCCGCAGTTCCATCGAAGATCGCGTCATGGGCTTGGATACGGGGGCTGATGACTTTCTGACGAAGCCCATTGTGGAGGTGGTGGAACTCCAGGCTAAGGTGCGGGCCGGGTTGCGGGTCTATCAACTGGCCAAGGCACTCCAGGCCCAAACCCGGTTGCTGGAGTCGGAACTGGCGGAGGCCAGCGCCTATGTGCGATCGCTGTTGCCCGCCCCCATGGAGCAGCCCCTGCCCATTGCCTCCTGTTTTATTCCCTCGCGGGAGTTGGGGGGGGATTGTTTTGATTACTTCTGGCTCAACGATCGCCAACTGGTTCTCTTTTTGTTGGATATGTCGGGCCATGGTCTGGGGGCGGCGTTGCCCTCGGTTTATATTTTGAATTTGCTGCGATCGCAGTCCCTCAATGATGTGGATTTCAGTCATCCCGATCAGGTGCTAACGGCCCTCAATCGCATTTTTCAAATGGGGGAACATGGCGATCGTTACTTCACCATTTGGTATGGGGTTTTTAACCAGAAAACCCGCCAACTCTGCTACGGCAGCGCTGGTCATCCCCCCGCCCTGCTCCTGAAGAAAACCCCATCCCAGTGGGAGGTGGAACCCCTGAAGACGAAGGGCTTTCCCATTGGTATGTTTGCCCAGGCCCAATACCGCAGTGAGACCCAAACCATGGAGTCGGGCAGTAGTCTCTATATCTTTAGCGATGGCGTTTATGAAATCCCCATCGGTGATGGCAAAATCTGGGGTTTGTCGGGCTTCAGCAGCCTCTTACAACAGCTCCACGGTCAGAACCAAGGGACCTTAGACGCTATCCTGAAAACCGTAAAGGATGTATACAAAGGGGAGGTCTTTAATGATGATATTTCCTTAGTCAAAGCAACCTTCTAA
- the mtnC gene encoding acireductone synthase, producing MGQVLDRVTAILLDIEGTTTPVDYVFGVLFPFAQTQMQTFLRIQGHTPEVQADIDLLRQDYGADIAQGLEVPPWSNAEPEAALPYIQTLMAADRKTTGLKSLQGKIWDQGYRDGTLQSQIFPDVAPALRAWVEAGKTIYIFSSGSVQAQQSLFRYTEAGDLTPLIQGYFDTRTGPKQEMDSYRFIAGAIATPPHQILFISDVVAELTAAQGAGMAVCLSVRPGNAPTDPQGLPVITTFNEIQWPAV from the coding sequence ATGGGCCAAGTTCTCGATCGCGTCACCGCTATTCTCCTAGACATTGAGGGCACCACCACACCGGTGGATTATGTGTTTGGGGTGCTATTTCCCTTTGCCCAAACCCAGATGCAAACCTTCCTCCGCATCCAGGGCCACACCCCCGAAGTCCAGGCAGACATTGACCTGCTGCGCCAAGACTATGGGGCAGACATTGCCCAAGGGCTAGAGGTGCCCCCCTGGTCCAATGCTGAACCGGAAGCCGCCTTGCCCTATATCCAGACCCTGATGGCCGCCGATCGCAAAACCACCGGTCTCAAATCCCTCCAGGGCAAAATTTGGGACCAGGGCTACCGGGATGGCACCCTGCAATCCCAGATTTTCCCCGATGTGGCTCCGGCTCTGCGGGCTTGGGTTGAGGCGGGCAAAACCATTTACATTTTTTCCTCCGGCAGCGTTCAGGCCCAACAATCCCTCTTTCGCTACACCGAGGCGGGGGATTTAACCCCCCTAATTCAGGGCTATTTTGATACCCGCACTGGCCCAAAACAGGAGATGGACAGTTATCGGTTCATTGCTGGGGCGATCGCCACCCCCCCCCACCAGATCCTCTTTATCTCTGATGTGGTGGCGGAACTGACCGCCGCCCAAGGGGCAGGTATGGCCGTCTGTTTATCAGTGCGACCCGGTAACGCCCCCACGGATCCCCAGGGGTTACCGGTGATCACTACCTTTAACGAGATCCAGTGGCCGGCTGTCTAG
- a CDS encoding bifunctional ADP-dependent NAD(P)H-hydrate dehydratase/NAD(P)H-hydrate epimerase, translated as MLQDTAIVTTAQMQAIEQRLFTAGLPVAALMEKVAGLISRRIWSDYPRDRYPRVGILAGPGHNGGDAWVVARELHLAGYAVAVWCPLARLKPLTADHRRYGLSLGIGDVTSWDDWGDRQLWIDGLFGFGLERPLAGAIAAGVETLNQITQGTGAAPVVSLDLPSGLHTDSGQILGTAVRASHTLCLGLWKRGLLHETALGVVGRLERVDFGIPAQDIAAVLGENPPLQRLTPAIALASLPWTIPPDSHKYRRGHLLLVAGSRRYRGAVLLAALGSRASGVGMLSIAVPHSLQEQVSSQIPEALVIPCPETEAGAIADFPPELHQDLGRDRFSTVVLGPGLSPAAAGILLPLVLPLATPLLLDADGLGALALSVGAPALADLRPQGLPTVLTPHGGEFRRLFPALDPAASPQLTPGDRATLAAHSSGAIVVLKGARTAIAHPQGVTWINPDSTPALARGGSGDGLAGLMGGLMAIAQAQGQDPGSMVKTAVWWHSQAALQLAQRRSVLGVDAWHLGQGLGDFIGTIAPH; from the coding sequence ATGCTCCAAGACACTGCTATTGTCACCACGGCCCAAATGCAGGCCATTGAACAGCGCCTGTTCACAGCGGGACTACCCGTAGCCGCCCTCATGGAAAAGGTGGCGGGACTGATTAGCCGCCGCATCTGGAGCGACTATCCCCGCGATCGCTACCCCAGGGTGGGCATTCTGGCGGGTCCTGGCCACAACGGGGGGGATGCCTGGGTGGTGGCGCGGGAGTTGCACCTGGCGGGTTATGCCGTGGCGGTCTGGTGTCCCCTGGCCCGCCTCAAACCCCTCACCGCCGATCATCGCCGCTATGGTCTCAGTCTGGGCATTGGGGACGTGACCTCCTGGGACGACTGGGGCGATCGCCAGCTTTGGATTGATGGGTTGTTTGGGTTTGGCTTAGAGCGGCCCTTGGCGGGGGCGATCGCCGCTGGGGTGGAGACCCTGAACCAGATCACCCAGGGAACGGGAGCCGCCCCCGTGGTCAGCCTCGATCTGCCCTCCGGACTCCACACCGACAGCGGCCAGATCCTGGGCACCGCCGTCCGCGCCAGCCACACCCTTTGCTTGGGCCTCTGGAAACGGGGACTGCTGCACGAAACGGCCCTAGGGGTGGTGGGACGGCTGGAACGGGTGGATTTTGGCATCCCAGCCCAGGATATAGCCGCTGTTTTAGGGGAAAATCCCCCATTACAACGCCTGACCCCGGCCATCGCCCTGGCATCCCTGCCCTGGACTATTCCCCCCGACAGCCACAAATACCGGCGGGGCCATCTGTTACTGGTGGCGGGATCCCGGCGTTATCGGGGCGCAGTGCTGTTGGCGGCGTTGGGGTCCAGGGCCAGCGGCGTGGGGATGCTGTCCATTGCGGTGCCCCACTCTCTCCAGGAACAGGTGTCCAGCCAAATCCCCGAAGCCCTGGTGATTCCCTGCCCGGAAACCGAGGCGGGGGCGATCGCCGACTTCCCCCCGGAACTGCACCAGGATTTAGGCCGCGATCGCTTCAGTACCGTGGTGCTGGGACCCGGCCTTAGCCCTGCCGCCGCTGGGATCCTTCTGCCCCTGGTCTTGCCCCTGGCCACCCCCCTGCTCCTGGATGCCGATGGTCTCGGTGCCCTGGCCCTGTCTGTGGGTGCCCCCGCCCTGGCTGACCTGCGTCCCCAGGGACTGCCCACGGTGCTGACACCCCATGGGGGGGAGTTCCGTCGCCTGTTTCCAGCCTTGGATCCCGCCGCTAGCCCCCAGCTTACCCCCGGCGATCGGGCCACCTTAGCCGCCCACAGCAGCGGGGCGATCGTGGTGCTCAAAGGAGCCAGAACCGCCATCGCCCATCCCCAGGGGGTGACCTGGATTAACCCCGACAGTACCCCCGCCTTAGCGCGGGGCGGCAGTGGGGATGGGCTAGCAGGACTCATGGGGGGGCTGATGGCCATTGCCCAAGCCCAGGGCCAGGATCCAGGATCCATGGTCAAAACGGCGGTGTGGTGGCATTCCCAAGCAGCCCTGCAACTGGCCCAGCGGCGATCGGTGTTGGGGGTGGATGCATGGCACCTGGGCCAAGGGCTGGGGGACTTCATCGGGACGATCGCCCCGCATTAG
- a CDS encoding cob(I)yrinic acid a,c-diamide adenosyltransferase: protein MVVQIESSLLQRAMPTTRSLTPDRLPQVEGRVQVVTAAHRSFFTSVMAEAFRMAGQGTAVLVVQFLKGGVNQGVDRPMNFCRTLDWFRCDLPSCLTERGCSPEAKAAVQHLWQHTQQRVADGRDALVVLDELSLAIHWHLIPEQEVLGLLQHRLSHVDVILTGPHMPQSLLALADQITELRRPHQG from the coding sequence ATGGTTGTCCAGATTGAGTCTTCTTTGTTGCAACGGGCCATGCCCACCACCCGTTCCCTAACCCCCGATCGTTTGCCCCAAGTGGAGGGCCGGGTGCAGGTGGTCACTGCCGCCCACCGCAGTTTTTTCACCAGCGTCATGGCGGAGGCGTTCCGGATGGCGGGCCAAGGCACAGCGGTGCTAGTGGTGCAGTTTCTCAAGGGTGGGGTCAACCAGGGTGTCGATCGCCCCATGAACTTTTGCCGCACCTTGGACTGGTTTCGCTGTGATTTGCCCTCCTGTCTGACGGAGCGGGGCTGTTCCCCGGAGGCCAAGGCAGCGGTGCAACACCTGTGGCAGCATACCCAACAGCGGGTGGCGGATGGGCGGGATGCCCTGGTGGTCTTGGATGAGTTAAGTTTGGCCATCCACTGGCACCTGATCCCAGAGCAGGAGGTGTTGGGGTTGTTGCAGCACCGTCTCTCCCATGTGGATGTGATTTTGACGGGACCCCATATGCCCCAGAGTTTGCTGGCCCTGGCGGACCAAATTACGGAGCTACGCCGCCCCCACCAGGGTTAG
- a CDS encoding Coenzyme F420 hydrogenase/dehydrogenase, beta subunit C-terminal domain, whose protein sequence is MTLTQVPSVSHQKARGLKPGSRRPAKDLCSECGLCDTHYIHYVKDACAFLNQQFDQLEEKSHGRQRNLEDPRELYFGVHQTMVAARKKEPIPGAQWTGIVSTIACEMLTQGLVEGVVCVQNREDDRFGPQPVLARTPAEVLAAKVNKPTLSPNLSVLEQIEQSGMKRVLAIGVGCQIQALRAVQDQLGLEKLYVLGTPCVDNVSRAGLQKFLETTSFSPETVVHYEFMQDFNIHFKHEDGTIEKVPFFGLKTNVLKDIFAPSCLSCFDYVNNLADLTVGYMGANFGWQWMVVRNQTGREMLELVRDQLEMEPVTSEGDRHAAVQQSIPAYEKGVTLPMWAAKLMGVFIERWGPKGLEYARFSIDSHFTRNYLYVRRKYPQKLAAHVPEFAKRIVAQYQLPKE, encoded by the coding sequence ATGACCTTGACCCAAGTTCCCTCGGTATCTCACCAAAAAGCCAGAGGCTTGAAGCCAGGAAGCCGCCGTCCCGCCAAAGATCTCTGTAGCGAGTGCGGACTGTGCGACACCCACTATATCCACTATGTCAAGGATGCCTGCGCCTTTCTGAATCAACAGTTTGATCAGTTGGAAGAAAAGTCCCACGGGCGGCAGCGCAACTTGGAGGATCCCCGCGAACTTTATTTTGGGGTTCACCAAACCATGGTGGCGGCGCGGAAGAAGGAGCCGATTCCGGGGGCACAGTGGACCGGCATTGTCAGCACGATCGCCTGCGAAATGCTGACCCAAGGGCTGGTGGAAGGGGTGGTTTGTGTCCAAAATCGAGAGGACGATCGCTTCGGTCCTCAGCCCGTCCTCGCCCGAACCCCCGCCGAAGTCTTAGCCGCCAAGGTCAATAAACCCACCCTGTCCCCCAATTTGTCGGTTTTGGAGCAAATTGAACAGTCGGGCATGAAGCGGGTGCTGGCCATTGGGGTGGGTTGCCAGATCCAGGCGTTGCGGGCGGTGCAGGATCAACTGGGCCTGGAAAAGCTCTATGTATTGGGAACCCCCTGCGTCGATAATGTCAGCCGAGCTGGGTTACAGAAATTCCTGGAAACCACCAGTTTTTCTCCGGAAACCGTGGTGCATTACGAATTTATGCAGGATTTTAACATCCACTTTAAGCACGAGGATGGGACGATCGAGAAGGTCCCCTTCTTTGGTCTGAAAACCAATGTGCTGAAGGATATTTTTGCCCCCTCTTGCCTCAGTTGCTTTGATTATGTCAATAATCTCGCGGATTTGACCGTGGGCTACATGGGAGCCAATTTTGGCTGGCAGTGGATGGTGGTGCGCAACCAGACGGGACGGGAAATGCTGGAGTTGGTGCGGGATCAGTTGGAGATGGAGCCGGTGACCTCCGAGGGCGATCGCCATGCCGCCGTCCAACAGAGTATCCCCGCCTATGAAAAAGGGGTGACCTTGCCCATGTGGGCCGCTAAGCTCATGGGGGTTTTCATTGAACGCTGGGGTCCTAAGGGGCTGGAATATGCCCGCTTTTCCATAGATTCCCACTTCACCCGCAATTATCTCTATGTGCGCCGCAAGTATCCCCAGAAGCTCGCGGCCCATGTACCGGAGTTTGCCAAACGCATTGTGGCCCAGTATCAATTGCCCAAGGAATAG
- a CDS encoding helix-turn-helix domain-containing protein: MFKQYEVLQSVLSTIFVVVTVAGLGIPLFLFTLGKLKEAFSSQRTYAFDAAIEARMQRVDLGSWKDLCREAGVRRGTLDLLRQGEVERLRLKQLRRLGTGLDLSLVDLLKLVNYENFGQSKTRIAIAPGGIWGSLRDLFQLKNP, encoded by the coding sequence ATGTTCAAACAATATGAGGTGCTGCAAAGCGTCCTGAGCACTATTTTTGTGGTTGTCACCGTCGCCGGACTGGGCATCCCCTTATTCCTTTTTACCTTGGGTAAGCTCAAAGAAGCCTTTTCCTCTCAGCGCACCTATGCTTTTGATGCCGCGATCGAGGCCCGAATGCAACGGGTGGATCTGGGGAGTTGGAAAGATCTCTGTCGGGAGGCAGGAGTGCGGCGGGGTACGTTGGATTTGCTGCGCCAAGGGGAAGTGGAGCGCCTGCGCCTGAAGCAACTGCGCCGACTAGGGACGGGTCTCGATCTATCTTTGGTGGACTTGCTCAAGCTGGTCAATTACGAGAATTTTGGCCAGTCTAAAACTCGTATCGCGATCGCTCCTGGTGGGATATGGGGTTCCCTCAGAGACCTGTTCCAACTGAAAAACCCCTAA
- a CDS encoding transposase, whose translation YFISRTTSGTMEGINNRIKLIKRQAYGFLNFENFRSRTLAAFSH comes from the coding sequence ACTACTTTATTAGTAGAACGACAAGCGGTACTATGGAAGGTATTAACAATCGAATTAAGTTAATTAAAAGGCAGGCTTACGGCTTTTTGAATTTTGAAAACTTCCGCTCCAGAACTCTAGCTGCCTTCTCTCATTAG
- a CDS encoding S9 family peptidase: protein MSSLYAPYGSWKSPITADLIVTSSIGLGEAILEGDNLYWVEMRPSEKGRNVLMQYQGDRPAQELTSPAFNVRTRVHEYGGDCCVLYQGIAYFSNFGDQRLYRLQPGHDPQPLTPAGVDLRYANGIIAGQGQPAGLGLRWIGVREDHRQGGEAVNSLVALELPKADRPDPIVPQEGRVLATGHDFFASPCLSPDGRYLAWITWDHPQMPWDGTDLWVGEFQADGSLGSVQHIAGGMAESIFQPLWSPDGRLYFVSDRSNWWNLYRWGPQGNRASTGEAVYPLEAEFGMPQWIFGMTTYGFRSAQEILCTYSQDGTWFLGRMHLATAHLTPLALPYTEISNVQVQGDRAVFMAGSATESSTLCLLDLATDTLTPIRRTTDLDLDPGYLSQPEPIAFPTPDGLTAYGIYYPPHNQDYGAGDEKPPLLVKSHGGPTAATKVSLNLSIQYWTSRGFGVLDVNYGGSTGYGRAYRERLKGQWGIVDVADCANGALYMVQRGDADGDRLAIDGGSAGGYTTLCALTFTDVFQAGASHYGVSDLTALAEDTHKFESRYLDSLVGPYPAEKALYEARSPLQKTQQLNCPVIFFQGLEDKIVPPNQTEMMVDALKAKGIPVAYVPFAGEQHGFRQAANIKRSLEGELWFYAQIFGFEPAESIEPVMIHNLPRPPQPRPVAQAGNC from the coding sequence ATGTCTTCACTGTACGCGCCCTATGGCTCTTGGAAATCACCCATTACCGCAGACTTAATTGTGACCAGCAGTATTGGTTTAGGGGAAGCCATTCTGGAGGGGGATAACCTCTACTGGGTGGAAATGCGTCCGTCGGAAAAGGGGCGCAATGTTTTGATGCAATACCAGGGCGATCGACCCGCCCAGGAACTGACATCCCCCGCCTTTAATGTGCGCACGCGGGTCCATGAATATGGGGGCGACTGTTGTGTTCTGTACCAGGGCATTGCCTATTTCTCTAACTTTGGGGATCAACGGCTCTACCGGCTCCAACCCGGTCACGATCCCCAACCCTTGACCCCAGCGGGGGTAGACCTGCGGTATGCCAATGGCATTATTGCGGGCCAGGGTCAACCTGCGGGCCTTGGTCTCAGATGGATTGGGGTGCGAGAGGATCACCGACAAGGAGGCGAGGCAGTGAATAGCCTCGTGGCTCTGGAGTTGCCCAAGGCCGATCGCCCGGATCCGATCGTGCCCCAGGAAGGCCGAGTGCTGGCTACGGGCCATGACTTTTTCGCCTCCCCTTGCCTCAGCCCCGACGGTCGCTATTTAGCCTGGATTACCTGGGATCATCCCCAAATGCCCTGGGATGGCACGGATTTATGGGTGGGGGAATTCCAGGCCGATGGTTCCCTGGGATCGGTGCAACACATCGCTGGGGGCATGGCGGAATCGATTTTCCAGCCCCTCTGGTCCCCCGATGGGCGACTGTATTTCGTCAGCGATCGCAGTAATTGGTGGAATCTCTACCGCTGGGGTCCCCAAGGCAACCGAGCCAGCACCGGGGAAGCGGTGTACCCCCTGGAGGCGGAGTTTGGGATGCCCCAATGGATCTTTGGCATGACCACCTATGGCTTTCGATCGGCCCAGGAAATCCTCTGCACCTACAGCCAAGACGGCACCTGGTTCCTGGGGCGGATGCATCTGGCCACGGCCCACCTCACTCCCCTGGCCCTGCCCTATACGGAAATTAGTAATGTCCAGGTGCAGGGCGATCGGGCCGTCTTCATGGCCGGATCCGCCACGGAAAGCTCCACCCTCTGCCTGCTGGACTTAGCCACCGACACCCTCACCCCCATCCGCCGCACCACGGATCTCGATCTGGATCCGGGCTATCTCTCCCAGCCGGAACCCATCGCCTTCCCCACCCCCGACGGTCTCACCGCCTATGGCATTTATTACCCCCCCCACAACCAGGACTATGGGGCTGGGGACGAAAAGCCGCCCCTGTTGGTGAAAAGCCACGGGGGACCGACGGCAGCCACCAAGGTTAGCCTCAACCTCAGCATTCAATACTGGACCAGCCGGGGATTTGGGGTGCTGGATGTGAACTATGGGGGCAGTACGGGCTATGGACGGGCCTACCGGGAGCGCCTCAAGGGCCAGTGGGGCATCGTTGATGTGGCAGACTGCGCCAATGGTGCCCTCTATATGGTGCAGCGGGGGGATGCCGACGGCGATCGACTGGCCATTGATGGGGGCAGCGCCGGGGGCTACACCACTCTATGCGCCTTGACCTTCACTGATGTTTTCCAAGCCGGAGCCAGCCACTATGGGGTCAGCGACCTCACCGCCTTAGCGGAAGACACCCACAAGTTTGAGTCCCGCTATCTGGATAGTTTGGTGGGTCCCTATCCCGCCGAGAAGGCGTTGTATGAGGCACGATCGCCCCTGCAAAAGACCCAACAGCTCAATTGTCCGGTGATCTTTTTCCAAGGCTTGGAGGACAAGATCGTGCCCCCGAACCAAACGGAAATGATGGTGGATGCCCTCAAGGCCAAAGGGATCCCGGTGGCCTATGTGCCCTTTGCCGGGGAGCAGCATGGGTTCCGCCAAGCCGCCAACATTAAACGCTCCCTGGAGGGGGAATTGTGGTTCTATGCCCAGATTTTCGGCTTTGAACCTGCGGAATCCATTGAGCCGGTGATGATCCATAATCTGCCCCGCCCCCCCCAACCCCGCCCCGTGGCCCAGGCCGGTAATTGCTAA
- a CDS encoding DUF4276 family protein: MKIGMIFECGPAGADKKVCEYLARELQPELEIMSVTLDNKPKLISDCGKAAAQLLQNGCDRVLIIWDLYPAWREKKQKPCRRDDRLAIHKSLEHSGVPLAKTHLICITEELEAWLIADGRAISAVLSTSTHPVSIPDKKKTETVKNPKKYLMKLFKEQTGKPYSDLQHAEKIARQMPDLHKINRCPSFARFAAKIHG, from the coding sequence TTGAAGATAGGCATGATTTTTGAATGTGGTCCCGCCGGTGCAGATAAAAAAGTCTGTGAGTACCTGGCCCGCGAACTTCAGCCAGAGCTGGAGATCATGAGCGTCACCCTGGATAACAAACCTAAATTGATTAGTGATTGTGGCAAAGCTGCGGCGCAATTGCTCCAAAACGGCTGCGATCGGGTTCTGATTATTTGGGATCTTTACCCCGCATGGCGCGAAAAGAAACAAAAGCCCTGCCGTAGAGACGATCGTCTAGCAATTCATAAATCCCTTGAACATTCAGGAGTGCCCCTAGCCAAGACTCATCTCATTTGCATCACCGAAGAACTAGAAGCTTGGTTGATTGCCGATGGTCGTGCTATTTCTGCTGTTCTGTCAACTTCCACTCACCCTGTTTCTATACCTGACAAGAAAAAGACTGAAACCGTAAAAAATCCCAAGAAATACTTAATGAAGCTGTTTAAGGAACAAACGGGTAAACCCTATAGTGACCTGCAACACGCCGAGAAAATCGCTCGGCAGATGCCCGATTTGCATAAGATCAACCGATGTCCTTCATTTGCCCGTTTCGCGGCCAAGATCCATGGATAA
- a CDS encoding AAA family ATPase — protein sequence MTNATLKSVKVHNFKAIQDSKTIHLTPLTVFIGNNGSGKSSVIEALETYQAIVTSGLDTAMVPWRGFEHIRNQAVPHKLHNSNGNGDRAYQTNPIKFNLGWRNYHTTMTIAAGAGDNRLFIKEENIKIKNQSTQERCGTDLADGQSMVSSSFDHKFNIDLFETIANWQFLNLNPYLMGNPILQKRTGGVIHLAKNGSNIADYLLSIYSQNSAVFEGILEALQYVLPYARDLQPKITSELERSVYLQLTEANFQVPGWLFSTGTLRILALLAVLRHPQPPPLIVIEEIENGLDPRTIHLIVDEICNLVESGLSQVILTTHSPYLLDLLPLSQIVLVERDPKGQPQFIRPADQKSLNTWAEQFTPGNLYTMGRLSQEGAL from the coding sequence ATGACCAACGCAACATTAAAATCCGTTAAAGTTCATAATTTCAAAGCAATTCAAGACAGTAAAACCATTCACCTCACGCCCCTCACAGTCTTTATTGGTAACAATGGTTCCGGTAAAAGTAGTGTCATTGAAGCATTAGAGACCTATCAAGCGATCGTCACTTCGGGTTTAGATACAGCAATGGTTCCCTGGCGAGGATTTGAGCATATTCGTAATCAAGCTGTCCCTCACAAATTACACAATAGCAATGGCAATGGCGATCGGGCTTACCAAACCAATCCTATTAAATTTAATCTGGGTTGGCGCAATTACCACACCACCATGACGATCGCTGCTGGAGCAGGAGATAACCGACTCTTTATTAAAGAAGAGAACATAAAAATTAAAAATCAGTCAACTCAAGAACGGTGCGGGACAGATCTAGCTGATGGTCAATCGATGGTTTCATCTAGCTTCGATCATAAATTTAATATCGATTTATTTGAAACGATCGCTAACTGGCAATTTCTCAACCTAAATCCCTACCTCATGGGAAATCCGATCTTACAAAAACGCACGGGTGGAGTCATTCATCTAGCTAAAAATGGCTCCAATATCGCTGATTATCTCCTGAGTATTTATAGCCAAAACTCAGCAGTATTTGAAGGTATTCTTGAAGCCCTACAGTATGTCCTCCCCTATGCCCGTGACCTCCAGCCTAAAATCACCTCAGAACTAGAAAGAAGCGTCTATTTACAACTCACCGAAGCGAATTTCCAAGTCCCCGGTTGGTTATTCTCCACCGGAACCCTACGAATTTTGGCATTACTGGCGGTGCTGCGCCATCCTCAGCCGCCCCCCTTAATCGTGATTGAGGAAATCGAAAATGGCCTTGATCCCCGCACCATTCATTTAATCGTGGATGAAATTTGCAACCTGGTTGAATCAGGCTTGTCTCAAGTGATCCTCACCACCCACTCCCCCTACCTGCTTGACCTGCTGCCCCTTTCCCAGATCGTCCTCGTCGAGCGCGACCCCAAAGGACAACCCCAATTCATCCGACCTGCCGACCAAAAATCCCTCAACACCTGGGCAGAACAATTCACCCCCGGCAACCTCTACACCATGGGACGATTGAGCCAGGAGGGAGCACTTTGA